Proteins from a genomic interval of Sparus aurata chromosome 21, fSpaAur1.1, whole genome shotgun sequence:
- the sirt6 gene encoding NAD-dependent protein deacylase sirtuin-6, protein MSVNYAAGLSPYADKGVCGLPETFDNPEELKAKVETLAQLIKESEYLVVHSGAGISTASGIPDFRGPKGVWTLEEKGESPHFDTTFENARPSLTHMALLGLQRAGYLKYLISQNVDGLHVRSGFPRDLLSELHGNMFVEECEKCGRQYVREKVIGVMGLKPTGRYCDVMRSRGLRACRGKLMSTILDWEDALPDRDLNKADEASRRADLALTLGTSMQIKPSGDLPLLTKRKGGKVAIVNLQPTKHDKHAHLRIHGYVDEVMKQLMELLGLEIPKWEGPTVCDRSAPDSTTTDVKPPRGVTAKRKVKEEEERKREAAAPTDDVSAEEETGLVKRERSDSSVEIKGEK, encoded by the exons ATGTCTGTGAATTATGCAGCCGGACTCTCGCCGTACGCAGATAAAGGCGTCTGCGGACTTCCAGAG ACGTTTGATAATCCTGAGGAGCTGAAGGCGAAGGTGGAGACGCTCGCCCAGCTGATAAAAGAATCAGAGTACTTGGTTGTCCACTCCGGAGCAGGAATCAGCACCGCGTCAGGCATCCCAGACTTCAG GGGTCCAAAGGGTGTGTGGACATTAGAGGAAAAGGGCGAGTCGCCTCACTTTGACACGACATTTGAAAATGCCCGGCCCAGCTTGACTCACATGGCCCTCCTGGGACTGCAGAGAGCCGGGTACCTCAAGTATCTCATCAGCCAGAACGTGGACGGCCTGCACGTCCGATCAGGCTTCCCAAG GGATTTGTTATCAGAGCTTCATGGAAACATGTTTGTGGAGGAGTGTGAGAAGTGCGGCAG ACAGTACGTGAGAGAAAAAGTGATCGGTGTGATGGGGCTGAAGCCGACAGGACGGTACTGCGATGTGATGCGATCCCGAGGACTCAGAGCGTGCAG AGGAAAGCTGATGAGCACTATACTGGACTGGGAGGATGCTCTTCCTGACAGAGACCTGAACAAAGCAGATGAAGCCAGCAG ACGAGCAGACCTGGCACTGACGCTCGGCACCTCCATGCAGATCAAACCCAGCGGAGACCTTCCACTCCTCACCAAGCGCAAGGGAGGGAAAGTGGCCATCGTCAACCTGCAGCCCACCAAACAC GACAAACATGCGCACCTGCGTATCCATGGCTACGTGGACGAGGTCATGAAACAGCTAATGGAGTTGCTGGGACTGGAAATACCAAAGTGGGAGGGTCCGACCGTCTGCGATCGCTCCGCACCTGACTCCACCACCACCGATGTCAAACCACCGCGAGGAGTTACTGCAAAGCgaaaggtgaaggaggaggaggagaggaaacgaGAAGCGGCTGCACCGACAGACGACGTGAGCGCCGAGGAGGAGACGGGGTTAGTAAAGAGGGAGAGATCAGACTCCTCAGTTGAGATAAAGGGAGAGAAATAG
- the LOC115573386 gene encoding ubiquitin-conjugating enzyme E2 R1-like, whose protein sequence is MAQHDHSHVASSQKALMLEMKSLQEQPVEGFKITLVDEADMYNWEVAIFGPPNTHYEGGYFKARIKFPIDYPYSPPAFRFLTKMWHPNIYENGDVCISILHPPVDDPQSGELPSERWNPTQNVRTILLSVISLLNEPNTFSPANVDASVMYRKWRDSKGKDREYVEIIRKQVLATKVEAERDGVKVPTTLAEYCVRTRAPAPDEGSDLFYDYYYDEDDVEDGDGDCCYDEDDSGNEES, encoded by the exons ATGGCGCAACACGACCACTCTCATGTAGCCAGCTCACAGAAGGCACTCATGTTGGAGATGAAGAGCCTCCAGGAGCAGCCTGTCGAGGGCTTCAAGATAACACTGGTGGACGAGGCTGACATGTACAACTGGGAAGTGGCCATCTTCGGACCCCCAAACACTCACTATGAAGGGGGGTATTTTAAG GCGAGGATCAAGTTCCCTATAGACTACCCATACTCCCCACCAGCCTTCCGGTTCCTCACCAAGATGTGGCACCCCAACATCTACGAG AATGGAGATGTGTGTATTTCTATATTGCACCCTCCAGTGGACGACCCGCAGAGTGGAGAGCTGCCTTCAGAGAGATGGAATCCCACCCAGAATGTCCG GACCATTTTGCTGAGTGTGATCTCACTGCTGAATGAACCCAACACCTTCTCTCCTGCGAATGTGGACGCCTCTGTCATGTACCGCAAGTGGAGGGACAGCAAGGGCAAGGACCGAGAATACGTGGAGATCATCAG GAAACAAGTGTTGGCCACCAAGGTGGAAGCCGAGCGCGACGGCGTGAAGGTGCCCACCACGCTGGCCGAATACTGCGTCCGCACACGTGCCCCGGCCCCCGACGAAGGCTCCGACCTCTTCTACGACTACTACTACGACGAAGACGACGTGGAAGACGGGGACGGCGACTGCTGCTACGATGAGGATGACTCAGGCAACGAGGAGTCATGA
- the cactin gene encoding splicing factor Cactin, protein MGPKSRRRTRSKSRSRSRDRQNKSRVSRSRSPEERRGRSRSADKKRPARGRGRSGSRDSSEGSPGPRRPQHRDRPGSRSGSEGDRRRGPQRPGSSARGRSSSSDSDDSRVRRRRKETENRAGKSGEGRRGRSQHSSDSRDGSSDRERRRQRSPDRDRQKRERDRDGERRKSNSRDRDRKGEKGREQRKRSKDREEGRSVRGRESAARDRGRRRSSSPESSDSSGSGREVRVAKEKEDKKNQKEMLKALETPEEKRARRLAKKEAKEKKRREKMGWSEEYMGYTNADNPFGDNNLLGTFKWQKALDVKGIGHLGEKDLKERNKLIQEENRRELQKVKQLRLEREREKAMRETELEMLQREKEAEHFKTWAEQEDNFHLHQAKLRSKIRIRDGRAKPIDLLAKYISAEDDDLAVEMHEPYTFLNGLTVTDMDDLLEDIKVYMELEQGKNVDFWRDMTTITEDEISKLRKLEASGKGPGDRREGINTAVSTDVQTVFKGKTYSQLQALHLNIETKIRAGGSNLDIGYWESLLQQVRVYMARARLRERHQDVLRQKLFKLKQEQGVESEPLFPIIKEEPRSDDEVEREEQPGTSSTEESSSRHKSRETEDDEDDAEPSTSRAGNQDEDGAEKGDKDEEEKGEVVEAVLTEEDLIQQSQAEYDSGRYSPSLLTSSELPLDSHTITPEEDIHRLQLARRQLQVTGDANESAEDAFIRRAREGMGTDEAQFSVEFPVTGKMYLWADKYRPRKPRFFNRVHTGFEWNKYNQTHYDFDNPPPKIVQGYKFNIFYPDLIDKRSTPQYFLEPSPDNKDFGILRFHAGPPYEDIAFKIVNREWEYSHRHGFRCQFANGIFQLWFHFKRYRYRR, encoded by the exons ATGGGCCCGAAATCACGACGACGGACCCGCTCCAAGTCCAGAAGTCGAAGCCGGGATCGGCAGAACAAGTCCAGAGTGAGCAGGTCTCGTTCcccggaggagaggagaggccgCAGTCGGTCTGCGGACAAGAAAAGACCCGCCCGTGGCCGGGGACGGTCTGGCAGCAGGGACTCCAGCGAGGGCTCTCCTGGCCCGCGTCGGCCTCAGCACAGGGACCGTCCAGGCTCCAGGAGCGGCTCGGAGGGCGACAGGAGGCGAGGACCACAGCGACCCGGGAGCAGTGCGAGAGGTCGATCATCAAG CTCTGACTCAGATGATTCCAgagtgaggaggaggcggaAGGAAACGGAGAACCGGGCTGGAAAATCCGGAGAGGGGAGAAGGGGAAGGTCCCAGCACAGCTCGGACTCCCGCGATGGAAGTAGCGACAGGgaaaggaggaggcagagaagtcCTGACCGAGACAGGCAGAAGAGGGAGcgggacagagacggagagaggcgCAAGAGCAAcagcagggacagggacagaaaaggagagaaaggcCGAGAGCAAAGGAAGAGGAGCAAGGacagggaggaagggaggagcgtcagaggcagagagagcgccgccagagacagagggaggcgTCGCTCCAGTTCGCCGGAGTCGTCTGACAGCTCGGGGTCTGGTCGCGAGGTCCGCGTGGCCAAAGAGAAGGAGGACAAGAAAAACCAGAAGGAGATGTTGAAAGCTCTGGAGACGCCTGAGGAGAAGAGAGCCAGGAGACTGGCAAAGAAGGAAgcaaaggagaagaaaaggagagagaaaatgggatGGAGCGAGGAGTACATGGGCTACACCAACGCAGACAATCCCTTCGGCGACAACAACTTATTGGGCACATTCAAATGGCAGAAG GCGCTGGATGTGAAAGGCATCGGCCATCTTGGAGAAAAAGACCTGAAAGAGCGGAATAAATTGATCCAGGAGGAGAACCGCAGAGAGCTGCAGAAG GTGAAACAGCTGCGCctggagagggagcgagagaagGCCATGAGAGAGACGGAGCTGGAGATGctgcagagggagaaggaggcCGAGCATTTTAAGACCTGGGCCGAACAGGAAGACAACTTCCATCTGCATCAGGCCAAGCTCAG GTCCAAGATCAGAATCCGCGATGGTCGCGCTAAACCCATCGACCTGCTGGCGAAGTACATCAGTGCAGAAGACGACGATCTCGCTGTGGAGATGCACGAGCCTTACACCTTTCTCAACGGGCTGACAGTCACAGACATGGAcgacctgctggaggacattAAG GTGTACATGGAGCTGGAGCAAGGGAAGAACGTGGACTTCTGGAGAGACATGACGACCATCACAGAGGACGAGATCAGCAAActgaggaagctggaggcctcTGGGAAAGGACCAG GCGATCGTCGTGAGGGCATCAACACAGCTGTGAGCACAGATGTGCAGACGGTGTTCAAAGGGAAGACCTACAGCCAGCTGCAGGCGCTGCATCTGAACATCGAGACGAAGATTCGGGCCGGGGGGTCCAACCTCGATATCGGTTACTGGGAGAGTCTGCTGCAGCAAGTCAGAGTCTACATGGCCAGAGCAAG GTTGAGAGAGCGACACCAGGACGTACTGCGTCAGAAGCTGTTCAAGCTGAAACAGGAACAGGGGGTGGAAAGTGAACCTTTGTTCCCCATCATCAAAGAGGAGCCGCGGAGTGACGACGAAGT ggagagagaagagcagcCAGGTACGTCATCCACAGAGGAGTCTTCATCAAGACACaagagcagagaaacagaagatgatgaagacgaCGCCGAACCATCAACATCCAGAGCAGGAAACCAAGATGAGGACGGAGCAGAGAAGGGCGACAAGGATGAAGAGGAAAAGGGCGAGGTGGTGGAGGCCGTGCTGACGGAGGAGGACTTGATCCAGCAGAGCCAGGCGGAGTACGACTCCGGTCGCTACAGCCCGTCGCTGCTCACGTCCTCCGAGCTGCCGCTGGACTCGCACACAATCACACCGGAAGAGGACATCCACAGGCTGCAGTTAGCGCGGCGACAGCTACAAGTCACCG GCGATGCCAACGAGAGTGCTGAAGACGCCTTCATACGTCGTGCCAGAGAGGGCATGGGCACCGATGAGGCGCAGTTCAGCGTTGAGTTTCCCGTCACAGGGAAGATGTACCTGTGGGCAGACAAATACCGCCCCAGAAAACCCCGCTTCTTCAACAGGGTCCACACGGGCTTCGAGTGGAACAAATACAACCAGACGCATTATGACTTCGACAACCCTCCGCCCAAGATCGTGCAGGGTTACAAGTTCAACATCTTCTACCCGGACCTGATTGACAAGCGCTCAACGCCGCAGTACTTCCTCGAGCCCAGTCCTGACAACAAGGACTTTGGGATTTTAAGGTTCCACGCAGGCCCTCCGTATGAGGACATTGCCTTTAAGATCGTGAACAGGGAGTGGGAGTACTCGCACCGACACGGCTTCCGCTGTCAGTTTGCTAACGGGATCTTCCAGCTGTGGTTCCACTTCAAGAGGTACCGCTACAGGAGATAG